A genomic window from Silene latifolia isolate original U9 population chromosome Y, ASM4854445v1, whole genome shotgun sequence includes:
- the LOC141629665 gene encoding uncharacterized protein LOC141629665 has protein sequence MAGDDVDTSRLFTDTSDKLNKIDPLSPFFLGSHDIFGIKISQVQLTSNNYEDWCRSMRMSLKSRRKFGFCDGTISKPTDELLLGQWEVIHCTLVQWIQNTIALSLLESVPYVEDAAILWKDLEERFAVVDGTSIHALKTELGNCKQTKGMSVTTYYDKLKSLWDALAVHEPPFACKCGLCKCEIASQAIKRLDNEHLHQFFMGLDSTLYGTLRTQQFQLEPLPSLNRGYHAVL, from the coding sequence ATGGCAGGAGACGACGTTGATACATCCAGGCTCTTTACCGATACTTCAGACAAATTAAACAAAATCGATCCTCTTTCTCCGTTTTTTCTCGGGTCTCATGATATATTTGGAATCAAAATCTCGCAGGTTCAATTAACAAGCAATAATTATGAAGATTGGTGTCGTTCTATGCGTATGTCGCTGAAATCTCGTCGCAAATTCGGATTTTGTGACGGTACTATCTCTAAACCCACAGACGAATTGCTGCTCGGCCAATGGGAAGTCATTCATTGTACCCTCGTACAGTGGATTCAGAATACAATTGCTCTGTCTCTTCTTGAAAGTGTCCCGTATGTTGAAGATGCCGCCATATTGTGGAAGGACTTGGAGGAACGGTTCGCGGTGGTTGACGGCACTTCGATCCATGCTCTAAAAACCGAACTTGGTAATTGTAAACAGACTAAAGGTATGTCCGTCACTACCTATTATGACAAATTAAAGTCCTTATGGGACGCTCTTGCTGTCCATGAACCTCCGTTCGCGTGTAAGTGTGGGCTTTGTAAATGTGAAATCGCTTCTCAGGCGATTAAACGTCTTGACAATGAACACCTTCACCAATTTTTCATGGGTCTTGATAGCACGCTTTATGGTACTCTTCGAACTCAACAGTTTCAACTTGAGCCTCTCCCTTCCCTCAACCGTGGTTATCACGCGGTGTTATAG